The window TTTTTATTTTTAGATCGTTTTTAAGAAATTGGGGGTGGGTTGAATATGCATATGCATAAGTTTGAAAAAGCTTGGCTTACATTTGGTATAGGAGCACTGCTAGTCTTTTTAACCGTTTTAGGTGTTAGTGCTTTCTATCTGGGAAACCAGCCGCCAAGCTGTCTAGTTACCATTGATCCGGAAAAGGTGGATACAACCAAGCCTTTTGACGAGCCAGGCCTTAAAAAGGTTGAAGGCAAGGATTGGGATTACGAGTTAGTTTTTGTTGCATCAGCCTTTTCATATAATCCTTCATCAGTTGAGGTTCCATATGGTGCAAAGGTTAAAGTTATGGCTACCACAAAAGATGTCGTTCACGGTTTTCAGGTTGCCGGAACAAATATTAATATGATGCTTGAGCCTGGCTATATCAGTGAATATACAACAACATTCGACAAAGCAGGAGACTACTTAATCCTGTGTAATGAATATTGCGGGGTTGGACATCACATGATGACATCGAAAATTGAGGTGGTTAAGAAATGATAAGTCCTTCTACATTAATAAAAATTGATCGACGTGACGGCAAATTAGCCATGGCCCATTTCTATGTAGCGTTTACGGCATTAGCTATTGGCGGTCTTGCCGGCTTATTACAGGTACTTGTTCGGACCGGAAAGCTGGAATTACCAGCACCAATTACTTATTATCAAATTTTAACAGTACATGGCGTTGTACTCGGTCTTGTATTAACGACATTCTTTATTCTTGGATTTCAGCTTGCTGCTACTAGTAGGACAGCTGGAACCTTAACAGCAGGTCAACGACGTACAGGCTGGATTGGCTTTTGGCTAATGACAATTGGAACAGTCATGACAGCTACCATGATTCTGCTTAACGAAGCATCCGTACTCTATACATTTTATGCACCACTTAAAGCTCACTTT of the Bacillus tuaregi genome contains:
- a CDS encoding cytochrome c oxidase subunit II, producing MHMHKFEKAWLTFGIGALLVFLTVLGVSAFYLGNQPPSCLVTIDPEKVDTTKPFDEPGLKKVEGKDWDYELVFVASAFSYNPSSVEVPYGAKVKVMATTKDVVHGFQVAGTNINMMLEPGYISEYTTTFDKAGDYLILCNEYCGVGHHMMTSKIEVVKK